CACTGAATGGGAAGATAATAATACTGCTACATTTAATCTTAGTAAAATCAGTTGGGTCTTTGGTTTAGTATTAGGTATTGTATTTGCCTTTAGATATAATTTTTATGCCTTTTTATTAGCTATAGGATTATCAATTGGTGCTTCAGTTGCCATAAATAAATTAGTTCCAAAACTTTTATATAGGAATATATCCTTAGGATTTTTAAGTGTTGTCCTTGTTCTTCTAATTATCTATCCCATTGGGAATGCAAGAAGTTTCGCTAACGTTGATATTGCAAATGAACAGGCAGTTGTAAAAGATATGCAAGGTACATGGGTTGGAAACTCACATGATGGAATTGGTGAATTTCAATATATACACTACAAAGTTGAAATTGCGGGAAATAATTTCAGAGGTTGGATTGATGTTGGTCGCACCAGTGACGAACCAAGTTGGAAATCGATTCCCGATGTTAAAGGGACATGGTCATTGAGTGAAGTTCTAACATATACCAATTCATCGGGTAGATATCGAAATATCTATTTTGAAGAAGACAATAGCAATAATCTTCTAAGCGCAAGAGCCTTACAGAATATGATTGTTTATGATGGTGGTTTGTATGTCGTTGGCTGGGCATCAATGAGCAAAAAATAACAAGGGCATTTAAGTCAATGAAAACTATTCATGCACGTGGAAGTGAAGTGGCAATCAATTTTTTTCACCATCTCTCTCGTCACCTCATGTTATAGTTTTATGGTGTAGGAAATAACTACTATGTTTTTTGATAGCTATAAAACTGTAAATGTTCCAAAATAATTTGGTTAAAACTCTATCAATAATTATTCTAAATAATCTATAACACACTGATAATCAATCTCTCAATTTATTTTTAATTAAAAACTATAATTCTTAATTAAAAACCCTTAAAATCAGCGTATTAGCGACTTTGTGTTTGTAACAATTAAAAAGTCAAAACGTATATTATCCCGAAAAGAGTTCATTTATTTATTGAAATAATATAATTATCCAAAAGGTGAGCAGTACGAAAGTATTACTCACCTTTTGTAGTTTTTGGCAGGATATTAAGTTTTTAATTAAAAACTGTAAATCTGATAACTAATACAAGGTTAATTGGGTATAAAAAAAGTAAAGCTATTATAGCCTTATGGCATCGTAATTCCAGTTAAAAGGGTGAGATAAAAGATGCTGATTGAAAAATTCATGGAATCCAGTTTAAGTTGTATTCATTATACTAAAGAAAATACCCACTAAAATCTAAATACAGATAATTATCTGTAAAGCTCACAACACAGAAATATTCAGGCAATTATTCAAACATCCAATTAGGTGTAATGCCCAAAGTATGTCTTGTTGAAAGATAACTACAAAAGAAGAATTATAAACAACTGGTAAAGCCTGAACCAACAGAAATAATGAGGGCACAATTATTTTAAAATTTAAAAATATAAAGTATGAAAACTGAAGACATTTTTAGAATTGTTAAAGAAAAAGTAAATGAAAATTTCAATTTTTATTTTGAATCTGCGATGGAGAGGAACACCTATGAAGAATTTGTAGAGAAGTATTTCCCAATTCACGAACCAGAAAAAATGCAAGAGTTTAAAAAATCAAGTCTGAATGATAAACTACAAATGGTGGCTGATTTTTTTAAGGATAAACTTTACTATCTCGAAGACGGAGTTTGGTTGGAAATTATAGAAGAAGCAGATGATGAAATTGAATTATAAGAAGCTAATTACAACTTACAATCTTTGAAAATAACGTTTGAGTATCAAATTAACGAAATCCAGAATTATCACGGTGAAAATGATGAATAACTGCAAAAACTAATAGCAATGGCACTAAATAAATCAAAAGGCAATATGTATGAATTCGTAACGCATACATGGAATACTGTGAAAGGTGAATGTTTCCACGGTTGTAGTTACTGCTACATGCAACGCTGGGGACAATTAAAAGCAATTCGTTTCGATGAAAAAGAACTGAAAACAGACCTTGGAAATGGTAACTTCATATTCGTAGGTTCAAGCAACGATATGTGGGCACAGAATATACCAGAAGAATGGATAAAGAAAACATTAGACCACTGTTCTAAGTATGATAACAGTTACATGTTTCAAACCAAAAATCCACAGAACATCAGGCGTGAATTAATTCCAAACTCAAGTGTTTGTGTAACGCTTGAAACCAACAGGCATTACCCTGAAATTATGCGGAATTGCCCAACACCCGAACAAAGGATTGAGCAAATGAAGTTGATAAAACATCCTCTTTATGTAACCATTGAACCCATGATGGATTTTGACTTGCCAGTGTTGGTTGAAATGCTCAAATCATGTGAACCGTTGCAAGTAAATATCGGTGCAGATAGTGGTAGGAACGGACTACCCGAACCACCAAAAGAGAAAGTATTACAACTGATTGACGAATTACAAAAATTCACAACGATTCATAACAAAGTTAATTTGAAGCGAATCCTTAAATAATTAAATCATGATTATATCAGAAGAAGATTTTAAAAAGTGGTTAACTGAGAGAGGTTACGATTATGAAACCCATAAGGATGATAATGCTCTTTGGAATGAATATCTAACTATTCCAAGCAAATATTCCGAACGAGATTTAGAATTAGATGTACTTGATTTATCAAATCCAGAAAACTTCTTTAAAACCCAAGAAGAAATAAATGAAGAAATAAGGCAAGAGCATAGGACGCAAGATGAATTATACAATGAGTATATATCTTGGAAATTAGAAAACTGGAGAAGTTTTGATTTAAACGCTGGAGAAATGGATTTGTATTATCAATTCATGATGCAACGTGAAAAAAACAGAGAGTCATAATTTATTTAATAATGTTCGGATTAGGTATAATAAAGAATTTCAGTAGTCAGGTAGTTAGTAGGTTTTCTGCCTGACTTCAATAACTAAAATCTACGCTTTATTTTTAATCATAAAAGCCTTCATATAGTGAAAGAATTAAAACAAGTAGGATTACAGAAAACAATTAATAACAGAAAGACAAAGGAATTCCAGTACACAGGCAATAAATTGGTAAATGAAATACGAAAACCTACTGTTAAGTTTTTCCAGTGGGAGAATAATAACATTGAAAATGATGATTTATTAGATTTTGAATATCGTTTGTTACAAAAACTTTTTAGCACGAAAGATGGAAGTATTATTTCTTGTAAGACATTAGCAAAAAAGTTTAAGAAGAATGTCAGAACTATTAATCGCACACTTGAAAGTTTAATCACAAAGGAATATTTATACATTACAAAGGATAAAAAGCTGATAATAAGAAGGGTTAATAAAAATTGTAACCCTATCCCAATAATACCAAGCAAGGAGCTTTATTCTAAGTATATACAGAAAATTGAATCTGATTAGGACAGATGACTTTTATGTCACTAAAAAGATGTCATTGATGTCACTAATTGAAGACACTGAAGTCATCAAAAAACGTCTGAAAGCCTTGATGTCATTGGATTACAGTAGGCGTAATACTATATAATAATAATTCTTGAAAAAAAGCCGTTCCGCCAAATGCGGAAAACGGCTTTTTTTATAATACTAAACCAATCACCCCAGCGTACCGCTGAGGCGATTGTCAAAGTTTGAATTGGTTGTTTGCTTTGCTTCGCTTCCGCTCGCTTGCGCTTCGCTCGCAAAGCAAACTATGTTATATCATACACAATACCAATTGTTTGATTGCAATAATGTCTGGCAAACGCCAGACATTATTGAGAATCCCTTGAAAGTTAATTAAGAGTGATTGGATAATATCAGGCATTCGCCTGACATTATCAGAATCATATTTTAAGAAAGCTACTCAATATACTCACCAATTGGATTGTCTCTTGGGACACGTTGATGGCATATACCCACCCCGCCAAAACATACAGTAATGGTAATTATGCTTGAGAAAGATTATAGAATATTAGTTACCAATAAATTCCTTTAAAAAATCGATATCCAATGTTTCTGCAATTTCGATAACAGATAATATTGTTACATTTTCTCCACGTTCCAAACGTTGAATTGTTCTTCTATGTACATTGGTGTTACAACATAGTTCTTCTTGAGTTAATCCCTGACCTAAACGAAGTTCACGAAAAAACATGCCAAATATCTCAAGTTGTTTTATATGGTCTTTACTAATTGGTTTTGATTTCACTGTAATGGTTTACCAATAAATACTTTCGCACAATAAATTGTCTATAAACATGTACTAAAACTTCCAAAAACTCAGTATTAACTATCCTCGAATGCAATTTGTTGGGGTAATTATGAAATGAAAAAGATAGTAGAATTAGGTAGTTCAACGCTAATTTATGCGTTTTTTGGGAGTGTAAGGTCAAAAAATAGTCCCTACACGCATATCATCACTCTAAATTTATAAAATTTACAGAAGAATTAGATAGGATGGAATAGATATTTACTTCATATCCTTAAAGAATTCTTCAGGTGATATTTTATAATAATCAAGCAACTGTAACAAAGAATAAAGGTTGAAGTACAGCTTTCCTTTCTCCATCAAAGCGTATTTGTTCCTTGAAATATTCTTGTCAGAGCATAATTTAAAAATGCTTAGTTTCCTTTCAGTTCTTAGTTGCTTTAGTTTCTTTCCAATAGCAGAAATGAATTCTTTATGCTCATGTAATATTACCTTATTGGGTGAGTGTTCTTTTTCAGAAGCCATTATTTATATATTATCTCGCTTCAAATATAAAGTATTGCTCATAAATGTGTGCAACTGTTTTTAAATTAATTATATTTGCACATAAATATGTGCAATGAAAAACCGTAGGAAATTAAAACACGAGTATTTCCAAATCGATTTTGAACCTGTAGAGGATTATTTAATCATTGTCGATATTACAGATGATGCCGAGAAAACCATCAAGGATATAATTATCGTCAAGAAGCCAAAACTTGATTTGAGTTTTCCAAGGAATCCATATTTGATGAATTAAAAATTGGTTTTAAAATACCAGCTTGGTGTTCGTTGGATAAAACTGTATCAATTTTAGTGTATACTTCAAAGTGATACAAAATTTAAATAGAAATCATCTGATAAAAGCAATAATCTATTAAAAATAGGGACACGTTAAAAATGATACAATATGGAAGCAATAATCTGGTCAAGAGTAAGCAGCAAATCACAAGACAACCAAAGACAAGTATCAAACCTAAAACAGGTCGCCTCTGAAAAAGGTTGGACAGTTAAAAGGGTATTTGAAGAAAAGATTTCTGGTACAGTTAAATCAACTGATAGAAAAGAATTCAATAAAATATTAGAATACACTGAACAGAAAAAAATTAAACTGGTACTTATAAGTGAAATCAGTCGTATCGGCAGAAAAGTTGTGGATGTATTGAATGTTGTAGATAATTTTCATCGAAAAGGTATTGCTATATACGTTCAGCAGTTTAATATGGTCTCGATGGAGAATGGTAAAGAGAATTCAATGGTAATGCTCTTACTCCAGATGATGAGCATTGGTGCGGAGATGGAGAACAATCTAAGAAAAATCCGCCAATCCGAAGGGATAGCACTCGCCAAACTTCAACAGAAATATACTGGACGAGCAATTGGAAGCAAAGCAAACAAAGAGAACCAGTTAACGAAATATGCAGATGTGGTTGATTTATTGGAAAAAAGTGATTTAAGTATCAGGCGTATATCCAGCATCACAGGAAGAAGCATCAACACTGTTCGTAAGGTTAAACAACTGCTGGTTGCTTGAATAATATTTGAAACTTAGCTTTATCCACTATCCCCAGAGCAATAGTCATATACTTCTAATTGGTCAGCCACTTTATCTGTTACCATTTTAAGACTTGATTCATCCAATAAAATCCACGGACATTGGTTTTTTGTGTCATTAAAGTCAATCTGGACATTCAAAATTTCTTTTGAATTTAGGTCTATGATAAAAATATGTAGAAGAACATTATCGTGATAGCAATCAATAAACTTGACCACTGAATAGTACATTCCTTCTGGGGTGAATCCAGTGATAAGCAGATAGGTTTTATCTGGTACTAAAGTGTGGTCATGAATTAGAATGCAAGGATGGTTAACAAGGAATGAACCATCTTTACTGGCTATGTATTGATTGTTCAAACCTAATATTGCTGAATCGTAATTGTATTTGTCTTGTAGTTTCATAACTTATATGCTTTACCTATAAATACTAAATGTACAGGCAAAAATCAGTATCCCCCGAGGGGGGGATGAAAATAGCCCCCCAGTCCCTGCTTTAGGGGTGAAACAGCTGTGTCTCTGTGCTTAAAAATTTTGTTTTGATTTTTTAGGCTTGAAAAAAATAGAAATAGTAATGTCTTCTATAATTTCTGGTTTTTATAATTTTTTATAAAAAATCTGAAATAATATAGAAAAGTGATTTTTATCGGATGGCTAAAAAAAATCCAAATATAAAAATGCGTTTTCGTGAAAGTAGGTCTTAAAAAATTTTTGGTAAAAAAAATTGAAAAACACCAAGCCAGACCTTATGCTATTAGCTTATGTTTATTTAAATATTTTTTCTACTTTTAAGGAAATATAAAACTAATGTCTATTCACCTAATCAGCAATAATCACAAATTCAACAATAGCCTTCTTTATTAGAAATTGACAACAGGATGTGAAATCGATGTTGCCAAGGTGATACTTATAGAATTTTAGTTGCATTGCTTTTTAATAGAACTGGTGAATTAATATTAGTTCTGCGTGTGGCATGATTGATTATCGCATATGGTATTATAAAAACAAAAAACTCAATAATCAAAAGGAGTGACAGGTCGAAAAAATATAGTAAGTAATGAACAAGCTGAGCAAATAGAAAGTATATGCAAAAGGCTTCAGCATTCCGTGACCCAGATTCAGATTATTAATTGGTTGAGAAATTTTGAAAAGGAAGAATCGAATATTGCATTGAGAGTCTTGAATAGTTTAAGGTATTTTTCTATTCCAGATATAATCTATGAATTTGATGAAAGCATAAAAAGAATACTAAATGAATATCCCAAACACGATAAATATTATCTACATGGAATTGGAGACTTTGGGGAAAGCGGAACTACTTTAATTTATTATATAAAGAAAACTCCGACTTACCAGCAAAATGAATCAAAATTTAAGGTGTTGTCGCATTTAAAAAAGCTAAAGCAACAAGGATTAAAATCAGGAGATTGTCTGGTACTTATTGATGACATAATTGGGTCGGGTAAATCATTACAGACCTATTATAATCACAATATTAGTCAGCAATTAAGTAAGGAGCAAATTAAAATTAAAACACTTGTACTTTGTTTAGCATATATGAATGAAAGTATTAAGCTGCTAAATGAAACCATTGACAACCTAAAAATTTTTGGAACAGGCTATGTTAAAGCATTTTCTTCAGGGAGTTCTGTATTTGGATACCGCCCTAAAATGTTGCCAGTTAGAGAATTCTGTTTTAAATACGGCATTGAACTATTTGAGTGTTATGACCGTGAGTTAAAAAAGCAAGTAAAACATCCATTAGGCTTTAATAATTCTCAGTCATTAATTGTTTTTGCACATTCCTCACCTAACAACACTCTACCAATAATTTGGTCTAATAAAAATAATTGGCAACCGTTATATCCAAGAAGTTCATATGTGAAAATTTCACAATCTAAAGATTTTAGAAGTGAAACAATTCATTGGCTAAACATCGCATATCAATTAAACCTTCTTCAAAACAAGCAATCTTTGAATTATGTTTATTTTCATGACATGAACTATCGACTGCTTGCAGTAATAAGACTAAAAAAGAGAAAAAGTATAGATTCAATAATTTGTCAGATTTTGGGACTCAGCATAAATGAATTAAACGAAGTTTATACACAAGGTCAAAGCCTAACATTTTTTGATAATTTACTTAACCTAACTATAAATGCAGATGAAATATATGACCAAATTAAAAGAAAAATAAAGATTGCTAATACACAAGAAAGAAGAAAATATAGAAAAGAAAATAATGGACAAAAAATATATGTTCCAAAAATATTCTTGGGAAAGTCATAGTTTGATTAGCTTCTCTCCTTTGGAGATGACTTGCTTCTTGAGCAAGGGAATTCTAAAGCTACTTTACATTATTTTGTGTGTAACACCGCCTGCGCACATGCCACCCTGCTGTCACACACAAAACACTAACCGTTATTTGTATTCAAAACAGAGTAATCAGCTATGACTTTTTCCCAAGATTTATATAGTGAGAAAGCAAGAAGTTATGGACATACGGAAGAGTTCATTAGTTTAACTGTTGATTATGCGGAAAACCTTTTGGCAAAAAATCTGCCAGTGATATTCTCCACAGAACATTTAGCTTTATTATTGAATTTGGAGATTGAAGAATTAAAATACATAATTGAAAAGAGAGAAGAACATTATAAATTTTATCAGATAAAGAAAAGAAATGGGAAAGGATTTCGTCAAATAATAGCTCCACATAATAATCTCAGGGAAATACAGCAATTTATAAATGTTGAAATACTAAATAAAATTGAGATACATAATCAGGCAAAAGGTTTTATAAAAGGTAAATCAATATTAGATAATGCTAAACCTCATGAAAATAAACATGCAATTCTAAATATTGATTTATTGAAGTTCTTCGATAGTATTTCAGAAAGAAGAGTATATGGGATTTTCAAATCGATGGGATATTCAACAAATCTATGTGTCGATTTAGCAAAATTAACCACAGTTAGGCTTCCAGATAAGTATTTTGAAACCTTTACTCAAAAAGAACTTAAATCATATAAAGATTTAGTTCCAAAAAATTCAAGTGTTCTCCCGCAAGGTGCACCAACAAGTCCAATGATTTCAAATCTTGTATTAAGACGATTAGATAATAGATTGAATAAATTAGCAAAAAAGCAAAATGTGGAATATACGAGATATGCAGATGACATAACTTTTTCTGGAGAGATTTCAGAATTACCACAAATCAAATTACTAAGACATATTATTAGAGATGAAGGCTTTTGTATTAATTGGGGGAAAGTTGGGATTTATAAAAAAGGAAGAACTCAAATGGTGACTGGTCTTACTGTTTCTAATGGTACGCATATTCATCGTAATTTCAAAAAGGAAGTTAAGAAGCATATCTATGGTTGTATAAATTTCGGTGTTGAAAACCACTTGAAATTTTTAAATATTGACGATAAAAAGTTCTATAAAGAGTGGCTTCTTGGGAAAATTTATTTTATAAAAGCAATAGAACCTCATGATGCACAAAGAATGCTAAGTGACTTTAATAAAATAATATGGTTGACATAAAAAAGAACAAGAACCACGAACAATTTGGAATATGCAATGCATTGTCTGAGCTCCTTTTCCCACCGTAAGGTATTATTATGTGTTGATTTACTTCGAAATCCGCAATACAGCATATGAGTAAATTATAGAACATGTTTCAGAAACGCTGTTCAATCAATATAACTTAAAATATGAATGGAAAAATAATAGAATTTGTAAGAACTAAAGACTACAAGTTCATTAAGGAAATTGGACAAGGAGGAACTGGCAGAACAGTTTTATTGGAAGATGAAATAATAAATGAACGCTTTGTTTGCAAA
This is a stretch of genomic DNA from uncultured Draconibacterium sp.. It encodes these proteins:
- a CDS encoding helix-turn-helix transcriptional regulator, with protein sequence MKSKPISKDHIKQLEIFGMFFRELRLGQGLTQEELCCNTNVHRRTIQRLERGENVTILSVIEIAETLDIDFLKEFIGN
- a CDS encoding reverse transcriptase family protein, whose product is MTFSQDLYSEKARSYGHTEEFISLTVDYAENLLAKNLPVIFSTEHLALLLNLEIEELKYIIEKREEHYKFYQIKKRNGKGFRQIIAPHNNLREIQQFINVEILNKIEIHNQAKGFIKGKSILDNAKPHENKHAILNIDLLKFFDSISERRVYGIFKSMGYSTNLCVDLAKLTTVRLPDKYFETFTQKELKSYKDLVPKNSSVLPQGAPTSPMISNLVLRRLDNRLNKLAKKQNVEYTRYADDITFSGEISELPQIKLLRHIIRDEGFCINWGKVGIYKKGRTQMVTGLTVSNGTHIHRNFKKEVKKHIYGCINFGVENHLKFLNIDDKKFYKEWLLGKIYFIKAIEPHDAQRMLSDFNKIIWLT
- a CDS encoding SHOCT domain-containing protein, whose amino-acid sequence is MNKIEEIKKLKTLLDEGAITEDEFNSLKKGIISTDAKAKEILLNENSDLRNQKKEQLVEPDTNNKTFKKKVVSKERYENSVYKNNFTEWEDNNTATFNLSKISWVFGLVLGIVFAFRYNFYAFLLAIGLSIGASVAINKLVPKLLYRNISLGFLSVVLVLLIIYPIGNARSFANVDIANEQAVVKDMQGTWVGNSHDGIGEFQYIHYKVEIAGNNFRGWIDVGRTSDEPSWKSIPDVKGTWSLSEVLTYTNSSGRYRNIYFEEDNSNNLLSARALQNMIVYDGGLYVVGWASMSKK
- a CDS encoding recombinase family protein, whose product is MEAIIWSRVSSKSQDNQRQVSNLKQVASEKGWTVKRVFEEKISGTVKSTDRKEFNKILEYTEQKKIKLVLISEISRIGRKVVDVLNVVDNFHRKGIAIYVQQFNMVSMENGKENSMVMLLLQMMSIGAEMENNLRKIRQSEGIALAKLQQKYTGRAIGSKANKENQLTKYADVVDLLEKSDLSIRRISSITGRSINTVRKVKQLLVA